One window of the Synergistaceae bacterium genome contains the following:
- a CDS encoding phosphatidylglycerophosphatase A: MSMKNYPWYVWIASVFGLGFIPSGMPGTVSSAFACAVRVFADVPLWAIIAVSAIGVYVTGKSETYFNKKDPSFLNIDELPGMWLTIYALPQGFIIPGFFLFRLIDILKPWPVCAMEKLPGGWGIMADDILGGILGNVILQGFNAYFYHAGWIYALIN, encoded by the coding sequence ATGAGCATGAAAAATTATCCGTGGTATGTATGGATTGCGAGCGTTTTCGGGCTGGGCTTCATTCCGTCAGGTATGCCCGGCACTGTCAGTTCTGCGTTTGCCTGCGCCGTGAGAGTTTTTGCTGACGTTCCTTTGTGGGCAATAATCGCAGTCTCAGCAATAGGAGTCTACGTTACGGGGAAATCAGAGACATACTTCAACAAGAAAGATCCGAGCTTCCTGAATATCGATGAGCTTCCCGGAATGTGGCTGACTATATACGCACTTCCGCAGGGCTTCATCATACCGGGCTTTTTCCTTTTCCGGCTGATAGACATTCTCAAGCCCTGGCCGGTCTGCGCGATGGAGAAACTTCCGGGGGGCTGGGGAATAATGGCGGATGACATTCTCGGCGGCATTCTCGGAAACGTAATACTTCAGGGCTTCAACGCATATTTTTACCATGCGGGATGGATTTATGCGCTCATAAATTAG
- a CDS encoding nicotinamide-nucleotide amidohydrolase family protein, which yields MKSAVLAAIGDELLSGARLERNAHFMAGKFHEKGIEVKRIEIISDEEDEIISLLSRWAGKTDILIISGGLGPTHDDKTRQAVAKYLHCGLKADDSAYDRVLARVKGDSRRYAYTESVRDPQAMIPESAETVYNPAGFALGMKFTRDGTKVIALPGVPFEYEAMIRQELPEIFTHDEKRTASVIILDTPEMMIAGKIPEVINHTGLHVSILPAFPQVELIIRGEPDTVAWAETFTRSKFEGLVLPEGSRSLADGVLIEARKKGVHIACAESCTGGLVGGALTEIAGSSDVFYGSAVTYSNESKCEILCVKAETLAKFGAVSGECACEMAEGARRIYGADYAVSITGIAGPDGGTDSKPVGTVYFGVAGGNGTRSEMRHLPGKREEVRMRAVRFALSELWKEIRK from the coding sequence ATGAAAAGCGCGGTATTAGCGGCAATAGGCGATGAGTTATTGAGCGGTGCGAGGCTTGAGAGAAACGCTCACTTCATGGCCGGGAAGTTTCACGAAAAAGGGATAGAAGTTAAGCGCATAGAAATAATTTCGGACGAGGAAGACGAGATCATTTCCCTTCTGTCGCGCTGGGCCGGGAAAACTGACATCCTCATAATTTCCGGGGGACTAGGGCCGACTCATGACGACAAGACACGGCAGGCAGTCGCAAAATATTTACATTGCGGACTCAAAGCAGACGACTCAGCGTATGACCGTGTATTAGCCCGCGTGAAGGGAGATTCACGGCGTTACGCATACACCGAGAGCGTGAGAGACCCGCAGGCCATGATCCCAGAGTCAGCCGAGACAGTCTACAACCCCGCCGGATTCGCGCTGGGCATGAAGTTTACGCGGGACGGCACAAAGGTTATAGCCTTGCCGGGAGTCCCGTTTGAGTATGAAGCGATGATTCGGCAGGAACTTCCCGAAATTTTCACGCATGACGAAAAGCGCACGGCCTCAGTGATAATTCTTGACACTCCCGAAATGATGATAGCAGGAAAAATCCCGGAAGTCATAAATCATACTGGGCTTCACGTATCAATATTGCCTGCGTTCCCTCAAGTCGAGCTGATTATACGCGGTGAGCCTGACACAGTAGCATGGGCTGAAACTTTCACCCGCTCAAAATTTGAGGGACTCGTTCTGCCGGAAGGGTCTCGTTCTCTTGCTGACGGTGTATTGATTGAGGCGCGGAAAAAGGGCGTTCACATTGCCTGCGCTGAGTCGTGTACGGGCGGGCTTGTGGGAGGAGCATTAACGGAGATTGCCGGAAGCTCTGATGTGTTTTACGGGTCAGCGGTAACATACAGCAACGAGTCAAAGTGCGAAATTTTGTGTGTGAAAGCTGAGACCCTCGCGAAATTCGGGGCAGTCAGCGGTGAATGCGCGTGTGAGATGGCAGAGGGGGCGCGGAGGATTTACGGAGCAGATTACGCGGTGAGCATCACGGGAATCGCCGGGCCTGACGGAGGGACAGACTCCAAGCCTGTAGGGACTGTGTATTTTGGCGTGGCCGGGGGTAACGGGACTCGCTCTGAGATGAGACACCTGCCGGGAAAACGTGAGGAAGTAAGGATGAGGGCGGTACGTTTTGCGCTTTCTGAACTGTGGAAGGAAATCCGAAAATAA
- the recA gene encoding recombinase RecA produces the protein MAKAAKKTGQSTREQVLEDAIGDIRGKFGDGAIMKLGDTAKKSVEVISSGVLPLDVALGIGGYPKGRIVEIFGPEGSGKTTIALCAVAEAQKAGGIAAFIDAEHALDPRLAKTLGVDIENLYLAQPDSGEQALYILDQMVRTGAVDVVVVDSVAALTPQAEIDGRIGESQMGLQARLMSYSLRRLASIIAKTNCIVIFINQLRALISTGYGQGPTETTTGGRALKFYASVRLEVRRGKKLEKSDVTIGHELYLKVVKNKLAPPFRTAHASLIYGKGIPVGVAVVDMAIDYGVIGRKGSWVTYKGETLGQGKEAVAKFLAENPALQDEIMKGIMLKAGEGIGFIPEAGEVMRTDDDDAAMAEEKKSPEDPAAEGDDAILDIADGESDSENE, from the coding sequence CTGGCGAAAGCAGCAAAGAAGACAGGCCAGTCAACCCGCGAGCAGGTGCTTGAGGACGCAATCGGCGACATTCGCGGCAAGTTCGGAGACGGCGCGATAATGAAACTCGGAGACACCGCAAAAAAATCCGTTGAGGTCATATCAAGCGGGGTGCTTCCTCTCGATGTAGCGTTAGGCATCGGCGGCTACCCTAAAGGCAGAATCGTGGAGATATTCGGCCCTGAAGGTTCGGGAAAAACTACTATAGCATTGTGCGCGGTTGCAGAGGCTCAGAAAGCGGGAGGGATTGCGGCGTTCATTGACGCGGAACACGCGCTTGACCCAAGACTCGCGAAAACTCTAGGCGTTGACATCGAAAATTTGTACCTTGCCCAGCCCGACAGCGGAGAGCAGGCACTCTACATTCTGGATCAGATGGTCAGAACCGGTGCGGTTGATGTTGTTGTTGTGGACTCTGTCGCGGCACTCACTCCGCAGGCTGAGATTGACGGCAGAATAGGCGAGAGCCAGATGGGACTTCAGGCGCGGTTAATGTCGTACTCACTCCGGCGGCTTGCCTCGATAATCGCGAAAACTAACTGCATTGTGATATTCATAAACCAGCTCAGAGCGTTAATATCGACAGGCTACGGGCAGGGGCCGACAGAGACAACTACAGGAGGGCGCGCACTGAAATTTTATGCCTCAGTCCGTCTTGAAGTCCGCAGAGGAAAGAAGCTCGAAAAAAGTGATGTTACTATTGGCCATGAGCTATATTTGAAGGTCGTCAAGAACAAACTTGCCCCCCCTTTCAGGACAGCACATGCGAGTCTGATTTACGGGAAGGGGATTCCTGTCGGTGTTGCTGTTGTCGACATGGCTATAGATTACGGGGTAATAGGCCGCAAAGGGTCATGGGTTACGTACAAGGGCGAGACACTCGGACAGGGAAAGGAAGCCGTAGCAAAATTCCTCGCTGAGAATCCCGCGCTGCAGGACGAAATAATGAAGGGCATAATGCTCAAAGCCGGAGAGGGAATCGGATTCATTCCAGAGGCCGGAGAAGTCATGCGTACAGATGACGATGACGCGGCGATGGCTGAGGAAAAGAAATCCCCAGAAGACCCCGCCGCTGAAGGCGATGATGCTATTCTTGACATTGCTGACGGAGAGTCAGACTCCGAAAACGAATAA